The Penaeus vannamei isolate JL-2024 chromosome 39, ASM4276789v1, whole genome shotgun sequence genome window below encodes:
- the Hacl gene encoding 2-hydroxyacyl-CoA lyase 1, translated as MADEETDGAHILVNALVDQGVEYMFGIVGIPVVEVAVAAQQAGIKYIGMRNEQAACYAAQAIGYLTGRPGVCLVVSGPGLLHAIGGMANAQSNAWPVLVVGGSSDQDQEGCGAFQECPQVEACRLYCKYSARPPRLDTIPYHVAKAIKSTTYGRPGAAYLDFPGNLLNEKTSEDSIQPFPRNPLPPVSLACPEKISEAVALLAGAKRPLVVVGKGAAYARAEDQVRALIEKTGLPFLPTPMGKGVVADDHPQCVAAARSRALLEADVILLLGARLNWMLHFGRPPRFAPGVKFVHVDLCPEEFHNSVPASVALLGDLKPVCVQLLKEVSGRLISHDSPWWARLDEKAQANMQINRAMAEDISVPLNYYAVFSHLQQLLPSDCIIVSEGANTMDIGRTFLLNRLARHRLDAGTFGTMGVGLGFAIAAALYARDHAPGQRVVCVEGDSAFGFSGMELETIYRYNLPIVVIIINNNGIYGGLDKELFQDIRDGVDVTLATPPTSLLPSARYERMASIFDESGHLCTTIPELESAVNLSLAETQKPSLINVLINPMAQRKAQDFDWLTRSKI; from the exons ATGGCCGATGAGGAGACAGACGGAGCTCACATTTTAGTGAATGCTCTTGTCGATCAAGGAGTAGAGTACATGTTTGGG ATTGTTGGAATTCCTGTTGTCGAGGTAGCAGTGGCAGCACAACAAGCAGGAATCAAGTATATTGGAATGCGCAATGAACAAGCGGCATGTTACGCAGCACAAGCCATTG GATATCTAACTGGCCGTCCAGGAGTTTGTCTTGTGGTCTCAGGCCCTGGCCTTCTGCATGCCATTGGAGGGATGGCCAATGCCCAGAGTAATGCCTGGCCGGTTCTGGTTGTTGGCGGCTCAAGCGACCAGGACCAGGAGGGCTGTGGTGCCTTCCAGGAGTGTCCGCAG GTGGAGGCATGTCGTCTGTACTGCAAATACTCCGCCCGGCCCCCAAGACTGGACACAATCCCATACCACGTAGCAAAGGCCATCAAATCGACTACCTATGGACGTCCCGGAGCTGCTTATTTGGACTTCCCCGGAAATCTGTTGAATGAGAAGACAAGCGAGGATTCAATCCAACCATTTCcaag GAACCCTTTGCCGCCAGTGTCACTGGCATGCCCTGAAAAGATTTCGGAAGCAGTGGCACTCCTGGCAGGTGCCAAGAGGCCACTAGTCGTCGTGGGAAAGGGAGCTGCCTATGCGCGTGCCGAGGACCAGGTCAGAGCTCTGATTGAGAAGACAGGACTGCCTTTCCTGCCCACGCCTATGG GTAAAGGTGTCGTGGCTGATGACCATCCCCAGTGCGTCGCAGCTGCTAGGTCTCGTGCTCTCTTGGAAGCTGACGTCATCTTGCTTCTTGGTGCGAGACTCAACTGGATGCTGCATTTCGGACGCCCTCCCAGATTCGCTCCTGGCGTGAAGTTTGTTCAT GTAGACTTATGCCCAGAGGAGTTCCACAACAGCGTACCTGCAAGCGTAGCTCTCCTCGGGGATTTGAAGCCCGTTTGTGTTCAGTTGCTCAAGGAGGTTTCAGGTCGGCTTATCTCCCATGACTCACCGTGGTGGGCAAGGTTGGACGAAAAAGCACAGGCAAATATGCAGATTaacaga GCCATGGCTGAGGACATATCAGTCCCTCTGAACTACTATGCAGTGTTTAGCCACCTCCAGCAACTATTGCCTTCAGACTGCATCATCGTCAGCGAGGGGGCCAATACCATGGACATTGGTCGCACATTTCTGCTCAATAG GCTTGCGCGCCATCGACTTGATGCAGGCACTTTTGGGACCATGGGGGTGGGTCTGGGCTTTGCCATTGCCGCAGCCCTCTATGCACGAGACCACGCCCCAGGCCAGAGGGTCGTGTGTGTTGAGGGTGACTCGGCATTTGGATTCAGCGGCATGGAGTTGGAGACCATTTATAGATACAACCTCcccatcgtcgttattatcatcaataataatg GTATCTATGGAGGCCTAGACAAGGAACTCTTCCAGGACATCCGCGATGGAGTGGATGTCACCCTCGCAACGCCACCTACCTCACTGCTGCCAAGTGCACGTTATGAACGCATGGCCTCAATCTTTGATGAATCAGGACACCTCTGCACCACTATCCCGGAGCTGGAGTCTGCTGTCAACCTGTCTCTCGCCGAAACCCAAAAACCGTCACTCATTAATGTGCTGATCAACCCCATGGCACAACGCAAGGCTCAGGACTTCGATTGGCTCACTCGGTCAAAGATTTGA